In Rhodopirellula islandica, one DNA window encodes the following:
- a CDS encoding serine/threonine protein kinase, with protein MTVKTTHTIAPGYEPISGYRLEKKIGEGGFGEVWRANAPGGLKKAVKFVFGAKDAKRGSRELKSLERIKGVHHPFLLTLERFGIVNDRLVIVTELADGSLEDVLKRHQDRGSCGIPRAALLSYLHDAADALDYLHGSYQLQHLDVKPGNLLLVGGHVKVGDFGLLKDLREIDHSVIGGLTPIYAPPELFDGRPSINSDQYSLAVMYQELLTGTRPFAGRTIAQLATQHIHAAPVLDSLPAADRVAVARALEKDPERRFESCKDFVEALRTPRGREGTVVQTTTKASVLTRQEAVEDLPSLQSRCAIFHGRVTGHALVVAVGGAGAECLHELRSRVATLHSACPLDLHSVLIDTDMNAIHAARLAEASDRIPPATILHTPLKSAQQYREGRTDHFRSLSRRWIYNVPRSGATEGMRPLGRLAMVDHAKSIDTGLRESIDHLAAVCGDRVPSVYIVGSLSGGTASGMVMDLAPRIRTLLDEAGLESASVLPLLSTVSLQGNPHQPLTLHDSHAAVSEIGHYMLPENSYPGDSGIQWQGVPASRNPLRNAYVVVDGDHALPDSCSAAATIVDYLWVDATGAGDLLAEARRSDQADAGMLAKPMLRSVGVSRLKCVRALEENLLAPTTARHLLLRWLGNPNESRQIAGLTAERLRKRCGLDVASYLDEAKSPFGQDSDAITRHLSDLISRIPVPELLEGTKITRLLKETLSECDVLHRLDRRAATQMVMLRREISVRMHDGRIDVTSSVQATEGLMKWCNDAVQELGQFRLDLRRQQDEERKKGASQQNLEMEIESVEKLAMMELDVIASELAAEQLKAFTERVKTLHETLTKMAIRIAQAIRCVPGDNRDTENPWEEMPQEIQMRFNPVLEDLHSQTASTWLLGPLRDSKVEWDEQAMAADLVAKCLPVIENVIDSHRHSSENLTDTSTSAAAALTHESEMTNTQTIPVSRDTNTAQLVKTGICETQTFERKPGGNSLWTEQTTIESALQVASPPLLHCGGRQRLLLLVGSESERERLEPKVSAAHTGSLTTVVIPGVTPILVHEAQQIPIDNVLEQLDLVSGGNTQVSKRLHARTDVDWKD; from the coding sequence ATGACCGTCAAAACAACCCACACGATCGCACCAGGTTACGAGCCCATCTCCGGTTACAGGCTGGAAAAGAAGATTGGCGAAGGCGGCTTTGGTGAGGTGTGGCGCGCCAATGCGCCAGGCGGGCTCAAGAAGGCGGTTAAATTTGTCTTTGGTGCCAAAGATGCCAAGCGTGGTTCCCGCGAATTGAAGTCGTTGGAACGGATCAAAGGGGTCCACCACCCGTTCTTGTTGACGCTCGAGCGGTTCGGCATTGTGAATGACCGGTTGGTCATCGTGACGGAGTTGGCCGACGGATCACTCGAAGATGTTCTCAAACGACACCAAGACCGTGGGTCGTGTGGAATCCCTCGCGCGGCATTGCTTTCGTACTTGCATGACGCGGCGGATGCACTGGACTATCTGCATGGCAGCTACCAATTGCAGCATCTCGACGTGAAGCCAGGCAACTTGTTGCTTGTCGGTGGGCACGTGAAAGTGGGTGACTTTGGGTTGCTGAAAGATTTACGCGAGATCGATCATTCGGTGATCGGCGGTCTGACACCAATCTACGCGCCGCCCGAATTGTTTGATGGCCGGCCCAGCATCAACAGCGACCAGTACTCCTTGGCGGTGATGTACCAAGAGTTGCTGACGGGAACGCGGCCGTTTGCTGGGCGCACGATCGCTCAGTTGGCGACACAACACATTCATGCTGCGCCTGTGCTGGACTCGTTGCCAGCGGCGGACCGTGTGGCCGTGGCTCGCGCCCTTGAAAAAGATCCTGAACGGCGTTTTGAATCTTGCAAGGATTTTGTCGAGGCTCTCCGCACCCCGCGTGGACGCGAAGGGACAGTGGTTCAGACAACGACCAAGGCTAGCGTTCTCACCCGGCAAGAAGCGGTGGAAGATCTGCCAAGTTTGCAATCCAGGTGTGCAATCTTTCATGGACGTGTCACCGGTCACGCCTTGGTGGTCGCCGTCGGCGGTGCCGGGGCCGAATGCCTGCACGAACTGCGGAGTCGCGTCGCGACGCTGCACAGTGCATGCCCGCTGGATTTGCATTCGGTGTTGATTGACACCGACATGAACGCCATTCATGCCGCCCGTCTGGCGGAGGCATCCGATCGCATCCCTCCCGCAACCATTCTGCACACGCCGCTGAAGTCTGCTCAGCAATACCGAGAAGGTCGAACCGATCATTTTCGTTCGTTGTCCCGACGTTGGATCTACAACGTGCCGCGCAGCGGCGCGACCGAAGGCATGCGTCCTCTGGGGCGCTTGGCGATGGTTGACCATGCGAAAAGCATTGACACGGGACTTCGCGAATCAATTGATCACTTGGCGGCCGTCTGTGGTGACCGCGTGCCTTCCGTTTACATCGTGGGTTCTCTTTCGGGAGGAACCGCCAGCGGCATGGTGATGGATCTGGCGCCACGAATTCGAACGTTGTTGGATGAAGCGGGGCTGGAAAGTGCTTCGGTTTTGCCGTTGCTTTCGACGGTGTCGTTGCAGGGCAATCCGCATCAACCGCTGACGTTGCATGATTCGCATGCAGCGGTGTCTGAAATCGGGCACTACATGTTGCCGGAGAACAGTTATCCCGGCGATTCGGGGATTCAGTGGCAAGGTGTGCCGGCATCACGAAACCCGCTTCGCAACGCGTATGTGGTGGTGGATGGAGATCATGCTCTGCCTGATTCTTGTTCCGCAGCGGCAACCATCGTGGATTACCTGTGGGTGGATGCCACCGGCGCTGGGGACTTGCTGGCGGAAGCTCGCCGCAGTGACCAAGCCGACGCGGGGATGCTCGCCAAGCCAATGTTGCGTTCGGTTGGTGTGTCGCGTCTGAAATGCGTTCGGGCTTTGGAAGAAAACCTGTTGGCTCCCACCACGGCAAGGCATTTGTTGCTTCGTTGGTTGGGGAATCCGAATGAATCACGGCAGATCGCCGGGCTGACCGCCGAGCGTCTACGCAAACGATGTGGCCTGGATGTCGCTTCTTACCTGGACGAAGCGAAGTCGCCTTTTGGTCAAGACAGCGATGCGATCACCCGCCACCTTTCCGATTTGATTTCACGCATTCCTGTGCCGGAATTGTTGGAAGGAACCAAGATCACACGGTTGTTGAAAGAGACGCTGAGTGAATGCGACGTTCTGCATCGACTGGATCGTCGGGCTGCAACTCAAATGGTGATGCTGCGCCGCGAAATTTCGGTGCGGATGCACGATGGGCGAATTGATGTCACCTCCAGTGTGCAAGCCACCGAAGGGCTGATGAAGTGGTGCAACGACGCGGTGCAAGAGTTGGGACAATTCCGTTTGGATCTGCGACGTCAACAAGACGAAGAACGCAAAAAGGGAGCCTCCCAGCAAAATCTGGAAATGGAGATCGAGTCGGTCGAGAAGTTGGCGATGATGGAACTGGATGTGATCGCATCGGAACTAGCTGCGGAGCAACTGAAGGCATTCACAGAGCGTGTGAAGACCTTGCATGAAACGCTGACCAAAATGGCGATTCGAATTGCACAAGCGATCCGTTGTGTTCCCGGTGACAATCGGGACACAGAAAACCCTTGGGAAGAGATGCCGCAAGAAATCCAAATGCGTTTCAATCCTGTGCTGGAGGATTTGCATTCGCAGACCGCGTCCACTTGGTTGCTTGGCCCGTTGCGGGACTCCAAGGTCGAATGGGACGAGCAAGCGATGGCGGCCGATTTGGTTGCCAAGTGTTTGCCGGTGATCGAAAATGTGATCGACTCGCATCGACATTCTTCCGAAAATCTCACCGACACATCGACTTCAGCGGCAGCGGCGTTGACTCATGAATCAGAAATGACCAACACGCAAACCATTCCCGTCTCACGAGACACCAACACGGCGCAACTCGTCAAAACAGGCATTTGTGAAACGCAGACGTTTGAACGCAAGCCGGGGGGCAATTCCTTGTGGACCGAGCAGACAACGATTGAGTCCGCTTTGCAAGTTGCCTCTCCGCCGTTGTTGCACTGTGGCGGCCGCCAGCGTTTGTTGCTGTTGGTCGGAAGCGAATCGGAGCGAGAACGGTTGGAACCCAAGGTGTCAGCTGCTCACACGGGATCTTTGACGACGGTGGTGATTCCTGGCGTCACGCCAATTCTGGTTCACGAAGCGCAGCAGATTCCGATTGACAATGTCTTGGAACAGTTGGATTTGGTTTCCGGAGGCAACACGCAGGTCAGCAAACGCTTGCACGCTCGAACGGATGTGGACTGGAAGGACTGA
- a CDS encoding HAD family hydrolase → MHLLGVALDMDGLLFDTERIYFQVGQVLLQRRGHTFTLELQQKMMGRIGLSAIGQMIEHHRLDDDPVSLLAESDVVYGELLLGELRPMPGLEEWIGRLKNSGLPFGLATSSRRKFVDQILPTTQWANDLAFVLTGDDVTHGKPNPEMYLKAADRLGVSPSQMLVLEDSGNGAKAAVSAGAVTVAVPNEHTQLHAFEDVHLVADSLADRRLWELLPSKSDVS, encoded by the coding sequence ATGCACCTTCTCGGCGTCGCCTTGGACATGGACGGGCTGTTGTTCGACACCGAACGAATTTACTTCCAAGTGGGGCAAGTGTTGTTGCAACGTCGTGGGCACACGTTCACATTGGAATTGCAACAAAAGATGATGGGTCGGATCGGGTTGTCAGCGATCGGCCAAATGATTGAGCACCATCGGCTGGATGACGATCCAGTGTCATTGCTAGCTGAATCCGACGTTGTTTACGGTGAGCTATTGCTTGGTGAACTTCGACCGATGCCAGGTCTGGAAGAATGGATCGGGCGTTTGAAAAACAGCGGTTTGCCCTTTGGTTTGGCGACCAGCAGTCGACGCAAGTTTGTGGACCAAATTTTGCCCACCACGCAGTGGGCCAACGACCTGGCATTCGTCTTGACGGGTGACGACGTCACGCACGGCAAACCCAATCCAGAGATGTACTTGAAAGCCGCTGATCGACTTGGTGTGTCGCCATCTCAAATGCTGGTTTTGGAAGACAGTGGCAACGGTGCCAAGGCGGCAGTCTCAGCCGGCGCGGTCACGGTGGCCGTTCCGAACGAGCACACTCAATTGCATGCGTTCGAGGATGTCCACCTGGTCGCCGACTCACTGGCAGACCGAAGATTGTGGGAGCTGCTGCCTTCGAAAAGCGACGTTTCGTAA
- a CDS encoding AAA family ATPase produces MNALLTDTHNFESAALGGLLTDDTFWPAEPRSLNELGLSVSFIEALTIKSIHQIGTISGRNVATMMGLPFRLVEPIVDALRTRKFVAHVRPAAFNDYYYSLTELGQKRAQTHLQQCSYIGPAPVPLADYTLSVEAQAAGVDPIERDDLQASLSKISYQDELLDQIGPAINSNTGMFLFGPPGNGKTTIARSLTQCLGQEIWIPHAILDDGNLIKVKDDAYHKEAPVPEGDGQLLKSQEWDKRWVRIQRPSVVVGGELVMENLEVRHDHRSNICEAPLQMKSNCGCLLIDDFGRQRIAPEELLNRWIVPLENRCDYLTLPTGKKIQIPFEQLILFSTNLNPDDLVDEAFLRRVPYKIFVNDPSPEEFRSLMKTVASQMGFPETPEAANHLLAYYQQNDRPPRRCHPRDLLTQVANFCRYRRLPLTLRPEYLDQACRSYFSAL; encoded by the coding sequence ATGAATGCTCTGCTCACCGACACTCACAATTTCGAATCCGCCGCGCTTGGCGGTTTGTTGACGGACGATACGTTTTGGCCGGCCGAACCCCGTTCGCTCAATGAACTCGGGTTGTCGGTCAGCTTCATCGAAGCGTTGACGATCAAATCCATCCATCAGATTGGCACCATCAGCGGCCGCAACGTGGCGACGATGATGGGATTGCCGTTCCGGTTGGTGGAGCCAATTGTGGATGCACTGCGAACCCGAAAGTTTGTGGCGCACGTGCGACCGGCTGCGTTCAACGACTACTACTATTCATTGACCGAGTTGGGACAGAAGCGAGCGCAGACTCACCTGCAGCAATGCAGTTACATCGGGCCTGCTCCCGTGCCTTTGGCGGACTACACACTCAGTGTGGAAGCTCAAGCGGCCGGTGTGGATCCGATTGAGCGAGATGATTTGCAAGCTTCGCTTTCGAAGATCTCTTATCAAGACGAACTGCTCGATCAGATTGGCCCCGCCATCAACAGCAACACCGGGATGTTCCTTTTTGGTCCTCCCGGCAATGGGAAAACGACCATCGCCCGCAGTTTGACGCAGTGCTTGGGACAAGAAATCTGGATCCCGCATGCAATTTTGGACGACGGGAATCTGATCAAAGTCAAGGACGATGCCTATCACAAAGAGGCACCCGTGCCAGAAGGCGACGGTCAATTGTTGAAGTCTCAAGAGTGGGACAAGCGGTGGGTGCGGATTCAACGGCCCAGCGTTGTGGTGGGAGGCGAGTTGGTGATGGAGAACCTGGAAGTCCGCCACGATCACCGCTCCAACATTTGCGAAGCTCCGCTTCAAATGAAGAGCAACTGTGGTTGCTTGTTGATTGATGACTTCGGGCGTCAACGCATCGCGCCGGAAGAATTGCTCAATCGCTGGATCGTGCCGTTGGAGAATCGTTGCGATTACTTGACGTTGCCGACCGGCAAGAAAATTCAAATTCCGTTCGAGCAGCTCATCTTGTTTTCAACCAACCTGAATCCAGATGATCTGGTCGACGAAGCATTCCTTCGTCGTGTGCCGTACAAAATTTTTGTGAACGATCCATCCCCAGAAGAGTTTCGTTCGCTGATGAAAACCGTTGCTTCTCAGATGGGGTTTCCAGAAACCCCGGAAGCGGCCAATCATCTCTTGGCTTACTACCAACAGAACGATCGCCCGCCACGTCGCTGCCATCCACGAGATTTGCTGACACAGGTTGCCAATTTTTGCAGGTATCGTCGATTGCCTTTGACGTTGCGACCTGAGTACCTGGATCAAGCCTGCCGTAGTTACTTCAGTGCTCTTTGA
- a CDS encoding membrane protein → MTSVVPSQDPHDELTQWSPDEAKTLVESKVRAARRRMMFGQFGRTFAVTWFVGLIVATIAVAAMAITPLPLDRLGLDASEVTVQTWAMGWTAAVTVISILVSAIVMWVSAPSVMRVAAEVDSRYGLKERLSSALSSSAATDANSAAGNALRQDAARRASKLDVAQKFSLSPQRVSWLPLAILPILAVMVFAIQPATESTSELNNAVNASEVRQVKVAAAELKKRLAQQKREADAKGLLEARELFEKMESQLDKITDSKTLNRKDALLELNDIKEQIQARKDRLGSPEEIRKTLAQMKGLEGGPAEKVLSQIQKGDFGKAAEEIKKLANQVKDGKLTEQQKEKLNDQIKKMAEQMKQAAKDHEQKKQQLQEKIQQAKREGRNEDAAKLQQKLNEAESADSQMQQMQQMADAMQQAADAMQQGDDAAAAQAMEEMSGQLGEMQQAMSELEDLESALGDLSQSKNQMNCKQCNGDGCQACQGDGFGEGDQPGMGMGRGKGEGDRPEEETDINTYDTQVRGKVKRGRAIIAGFADGPNRKGVTREDIQSAIESNLSEESDPLEDQVLPRDEREQTREYFDRLREGS, encoded by the coding sequence ATGACCAGCGTTGTCCCATCGCAGGATCCGCACGACGAGTTGACCCAGTGGTCACCCGACGAAGCCAAGACCCTGGTCGAATCGAAGGTCCGCGCGGCTCGCCGACGAATGATGTTCGGCCAATTCGGCCGCACCTTCGCGGTGACGTGGTTCGTTGGCTTGATCGTGGCGACGATCGCTGTTGCCGCCATGGCAATCACGCCGTTGCCGTTGGATCGATTGGGTTTGGATGCGTCCGAGGTGACGGTTCAGACATGGGCGATGGGCTGGACCGCCGCCGTCACCGTGATCTCCATCTTGGTGTCCGCCATCGTGATGTGGGTCTCCGCCCCCTCGGTCATGCGCGTGGCAGCCGAAGTCGATTCGCGATACGGACTGAAAGAACGCTTGAGCAGCGCGCTCTCATCGAGCGCCGCGACCGATGCCAACTCCGCCGCCGGAAACGCGTTGCGTCAGGACGCCGCCCGGCGAGCAAGCAAACTCGACGTGGCGCAGAAGTTTTCTCTGTCGCCTCAGCGTGTCTCTTGGTTGCCGCTTGCGATCCTTCCTATTTTGGCCGTCATGGTCTTCGCCATCCAGCCAGCGACTGAATCCACTTCCGAGCTGAACAATGCGGTCAACGCGAGCGAAGTTCGACAAGTCAAAGTTGCTGCCGCGGAATTGAAGAAGCGTCTGGCTCAACAAAAACGCGAAGCGGATGCGAAAGGTTTGCTCGAAGCCCGTGAGCTGTTTGAGAAAATGGAATCACAGCTCGACAAGATCACCGACAGCAAGACACTCAACCGCAAAGATGCGTTGTTGGAACTCAATGACATCAAAGAACAGATCCAAGCTCGCAAAGATCGACTCGGGTCACCGGAAGAAATCCGCAAAACGCTTGCTCAGATGAAAGGGCTCGAAGGTGGTCCCGCTGAAAAGGTGTTGTCTCAAATTCAAAAGGGTGACTTCGGAAAAGCCGCCGAAGAAATCAAGAAGCTGGCCAATCAAGTGAAAGACGGCAAGCTGACGGAGCAGCAAAAAGAAAAACTGAACGATCAGATCAAAAAGATGGCCGAGCAGATGAAGCAGGCCGCGAAAGATCACGAGCAAAAGAAACAGCAGCTGCAAGAAAAAATTCAGCAAGCCAAACGCGAAGGCCGCAACGAAGACGCGGCGAAGTTGCAACAGAAACTCAACGAAGCGGAATCGGCCGATTCTCAGATGCAGCAAATGCAACAGATGGCGGATGCGATGCAGCAAGCCGCCGACGCAATGCAACAGGGCGACGATGCTGCGGCGGCTCAGGCGATGGAAGAAATGTCTGGGCAGCTGGGCGAAATGCAGCAAGCGATGTCAGAGTTGGAAGACCTCGAGTCGGCGCTGGGGGATCTGTCGCAGTCCAAGAACCAAATGAACTGCAAGCAGTGCAATGGGGATGGCTGCCAGGCTTGCCAAGGCGATGGATTCGGCGAAGGCGACCAACCAGGGATGGGAATGGGACGCGGCAAGGGCGAAGGTGACCGGCCTGAAGAAGAAACCGATATCAACACCTATGACACCCAGGTTCGCGGCAAGGTCAAACGCGGCCGAGCGATCATCGCTGGTTTCGCCGACGGCCCCAACCGCAAAGGCGTGACTCGCGAAGACATTCAATCCGCGATTGAATCGAATCTCAGCGAAGAGAGTGATCCGCTGGAGGATCAGGTGTTGCCACGCGACGAACGCGAACAGACCCGTGAATATTTTGACCGGTTGCGAGAGGGTTCATGA
- a CDS encoding class I SAM-dependent methyltransferase: MEVLEESIYDHPKYYDLVFGADIAAETQFILECADTFLTRKPKLFFEPACGTGRLMASLCRKGHATCGLDLNEKAVQFCNQRLERGGFKPTAIVADMCDFSPADFRAALGKAKTSKEQGPACVAFNTINSFRHVNTEAAARGHLQSMASMVRSGGIYLLGVHLTPTTVPPSETESWSARRGNLAINTHMWTIDRNKKKRMERFGIRFDVHTPSRSFRINDELHLRSYTPAQMNRLIAADGQWECLATYDFAYDLDEPIAVDASSEDVVYVLQNKG; this comes from the coding sequence ATGGAAGTGCTCGAAGAATCCATCTACGACCATCCCAAGTACTACGACTTGGTCTTTGGAGCCGACATTGCCGCTGAGACGCAGTTCATCTTGGAATGCGCCGACACGTTCCTGACTCGCAAACCCAAGCTGTTCTTCGAGCCCGCCTGCGGAACGGGGCGGCTGATGGCTTCGCTCTGTCGCAAAGGCCATGCGACCTGCGGATTGGATCTGAACGAAAAAGCCGTCCAGTTCTGCAACCAACGATTGGAACGCGGCGGGTTCAAACCCACCGCGATCGTCGCTGACATGTGCGACTTTTCACCGGCCGACTTTCGGGCTGCGTTGGGGAAGGCGAAAACGTCCAAGGAACAAGGGCCCGCCTGCGTCGCATTCAACACCATCAACAGTTTCCGACACGTCAACACCGAAGCCGCCGCTCGTGGGCACCTGCAAAGCATGGCGTCCATGGTTCGCAGTGGCGGGATCTACTTACTCGGCGTTCACCTGACCCCGACCACCGTCCCCCCCAGCGAAACAGAATCCTGGTCGGCTCGTCGTGGCAACTTGGCGATCAACACCCACATGTGGACGATCGATCGGAACAAGAAGAAGCGGATGGAGCGTTTTGGAATTCGCTTTGACGTTCACACGCCGAGCCGGAGTTTTCGGATCAACGATGAGCTTCACTTGCGGAGTTACACGCCCGCACAAATGAACCGACTGATCGCAGCGGACGGTCAATGGGAATGCTTGGCGACCTATGACTTCGCCTATGACCTGGACGAACCCATCGCGGTCGACGCGTCGAGCGAAGACGTGGTTTACGTCTTGCAGAACAAAGGTTGA
- a CDS encoding thiol-disulfide oxidoreductase DCC family protein, translating into MSAPSTTTDAKMASQPPVDASHAPDRSSDLPDPDQCPACDVVIYDGQCNFCKAGVRSLRRLDWGGNRLAFLSLHDERVQQRYPDLTQEQLMDQMYVIDQHDQRHGGADAVRYLSRRLPMLWLAAPVLHLPGTAKLWRRLYHELAKRRYRLAGKSCDTGSCSIH; encoded by the coding sequence ATGTCAGCACCCTCCACGACCACCGACGCGAAAATGGCCTCCCAGCCCCCAGTCGACGCTTCGCACGCCCCGGACCGATCCAGCGATTTGCCGGATCCGGACCAGTGCCCCGCGTGCGATGTGGTGATCTACGACGGCCAATGCAACTTTTGCAAAGCGGGGGTGCGAAGCCTTCGGAGGCTGGATTGGGGCGGCAATCGACTGGCTTTTTTGTCGCTGCATGACGAACGGGTCCAACAGCGCTACCCCGATCTGACTCAAGAACAGCTGATGGATCAGATGTACGTGATCGATCAACACGATCAGCGTCACGGCGGTGCTGACGCCGTTCGTTATCTTTCGCGGCGACTGCCGATGCTCTGGTTGGCCGCTCCGGTGCTGCATCTGCCGGGCACCGCCAAGCTATGGCGACGGCTGTATCACGAGTTGGCCAAACGCCGGTATCGATTGGCGGGCAAGTCCTGTGACACCGGCAGTTGCTCAATTCACTGA
- a CDS encoding membrane protein: MYLLPCPHCEVPAAVSPARAGDRIACPHCGQEIAVPKLGELRQLPTAEGDETVEKSNARAAEGRANRPTVLFTALGLLAAGLFLAAAFCAVNWATIRIPMTTEGHIDEFRQAYQEVSSAQMIREWEEINRNGVDLPAMYQYRVMELDKWAWLRNAGLFSGAGLLAVIGAVFVGRSGRASGA; this comes from the coding sequence ATGTATTTGCTTCCCTGCCCGCATTGTGAAGTTCCTGCCGCCGTCAGTCCCGCTCGAGCGGGTGACCGAATCGCATGCCCGCATTGCGGTCAGGAAATCGCCGTTCCCAAGCTTGGTGAATTGCGTCAACTTCCCACCGCTGAGGGCGACGAAACGGTTGAAAAGTCCAACGCTCGAGCAGCAGAGGGCCGTGCCAACCGGCCGACAGTGCTGTTCACGGCACTGGGTTTGCTAGCGGCGGGGTTGTTTCTTGCCGCAGCGTTTTGTGCCGTGAATTGGGCAACAATCCGTATCCCGATGACCACCGAAGGGCACATCGACGAGTTCCGCCAAGCTTACCAAGAGGTCAGTTCGGCCCAAATGATTCGCGAATGGGAAGAAATCAATCGCAATGGAGTCGACCTGCCCGCGATGTACCAGTACCGGGTCATGGAGCTCGACAAATGGGCTTGGCTGCGGAACGCGGGACTGTTTTCGGGAGCCGGTTTGTTGGCCGTCATCGGAGCCGTTTTTGTCGGTCGATCGGGTCGGGCAAGCGGTGCTTGA
- a CDS encoding 16S rRNA (uracil(1498)-N(3))-methyltransferase — protein sequence MTRRYYVPDLRTQAPVVQLPDEEASHAARVMRVQPGDRIELFDGTGHQSGAEVVSVSKRECVVRCDAIETVNREPLVAVDLAIGFPKPDRAKEMVERLAELGVARVFPVVFERTQRPPADNLLSKLRRIVIEACKQSGRNALMEIESPIEFESLAKRISGGQASRETEPTGQSPVVSWQRVLVAMPNSPPLIAMEDSWQALKASEADQSNFDGRPRTLVLIGPEGGVSEAEQQRCNELGVESVGLGSRILRIETAASVVAARLVVD from the coding sequence ATGACTCGACGCTACTACGTACCCGATTTGCGAACCCAGGCACCCGTGGTGCAATTGCCTGATGAAGAAGCGTCTCATGCGGCGAGGGTCATGCGAGTTCAACCTGGTGACCGAATCGAGTTGTTCGATGGAACCGGCCATCAGTCCGGTGCAGAAGTTGTCTCGGTCAGTAAGCGGGAGTGCGTGGTCCGATGCGATGCGATTGAGACAGTGAATCGGGAACCCCTTGTCGCGGTGGACTTGGCGATTGGTTTTCCAAAACCAGATCGCGCCAAAGAGATGGTGGAACGTCTGGCGGAACTGGGGGTCGCCCGCGTGTTCCCGGTGGTGTTTGAGCGGACGCAGCGACCTCCAGCCGACAATTTGCTCAGCAAACTTCGGCGGATCGTGATCGAGGCGTGCAAGCAATCTGGACGCAACGCCTTGATGGAGATTGAGTCGCCCATTGAATTTGAATCGTTGGCGAAAAGAATCTCGGGGGGCCAAGCGAGCCGTGAAACGGAGCCCACCGGGCAGTCTCCCGTGGTCTCTTGGCAGCGTGTCTTGGTTGCGATGCCAAATTCTCCGCCGCTGATCGCAATGGAGGATTCATGGCAAGCGTTGAAAGCTTCCGAGGCCGACCAATCCAATTTCGATGGACGACCGAGGACCTTGGTGTTGATTGGTCCCGAGGGAGGGGTGTCCGAGGCGGAACAGCAACGGTGCAACGAGTTGGGTGTCGAATCGGTTGGCTTGGGAAGCCGAATATTGCGGATTGAGACGGCTGCATCGGTTGTGGCGGCGCGTCTGGTGGTCGATTGA
- a CDS encoding DinB family protein, with protein sequence MSQTPPSSVPKPLPELSDAIRMFEAARGQIEFSRQYLLELLQATPMDRWFEIPPGGVSHVAWQVGHLAVSQYGLLMFRMRGRHPDDLELIPGRFRKTFARGSKPSATTDGQPSAQELLDKLNRVYELAMAELDSLDPTELLVEIDMPYAVYPCKLGAVLFCPIHEGLHAGQIGMLRRGLGLESVR encoded by the coding sequence ATGAGCCAGACACCCCCTTCTTCCGTTCCCAAACCGTTGCCGGAATTGTCCGACGCGATTCGGATGTTCGAGGCCGCACGCGGCCAAATCGAGTTCTCACGGCAGTACCTCCTGGAACTCCTGCAAGCGACGCCGATGGATCGCTGGTTCGAGATCCCGCCGGGCGGCGTGTCCCATGTCGCTTGGCAAGTCGGCCACTTGGCCGTCAGCCAATACGGGTTGCTGATGTTTCGAATGCGGGGTCGCCACCCCGATGACTTGGAACTGATCCCGGGTCGCTTTCGCAAAACCTTTGCTCGGGGCAGCAAACCATCTGCGACGACCGACGGACAACCGTCCGCGCAAGAGTTGCTGGACAAACTGAATCGGGTGTACGAATTGGCGATGGCGGAGTTGGACTCACTGGATCCCACCGAGTTGCTGGTTGAGATCGACATGCCCTACGCGGTGTATCCCTGCAAACTGGGGGCGGTCCTCTTCTGCCCAATTCACGAAGGCTTGCACGCCGGCCAGATCGGAATGCTGCGACGCGGGCTGGGTTTGGAATCTGTTCGGTAA